The Bos indicus x Bos taurus breed Angus x Brahman F1 hybrid chromosome 3, Bos_hybrid_MaternalHap_v2.0, whole genome shotgun sequence genome segment AGTTAGCTCCGGGAggtcagggaggagagagggcatGCTGGCGGGAGGACGTGTAATCTTGGCAAGAATGGGGGAGGGGACTGGGGCCACGAAGGGCCCCAGAAAGGGATGTGGAGGGCGAGGACGAATGGGATCCCTGGGAAAGGATGGAGGGTGGGATGCAAGAGCGTGGGGCAGGACCCCGCGAGCGCGCCGTGGGATCCCAGGGGAGCTGGTGGAGGAGGACCAGAGGGAAGGTAGCAGCCGTGGGGTGCTTCTGCGTAAAGGAAAGCTAGAGGCTGCTGTGGGTCCGAGATCGGCCGAATCCGGCAGCCCAAGGAGCGTGGGCTCATAGAGTCCTCTCAGAAGATCCTGCCAGTTAGGGAGCATCCAGGGCCCAGGTGGCTTAGAGACTGCTATGTTGGGAGGGGCTGCCGCTTTGACAGACTCAAAAGAGCTTTGACAGAGGTTGAAAGAGCTGTCAGGGAGCTTTTGGTGGTTTTACGTGCTTGGACTGACTGCTCGCTTTGCTTTTTTCTCCAAAGATGAGGCTGCTGGCATTCGCGGTGTTGGCTCTATTTGCTGTCACTCAAGCAGAGGAAGGAGCCAGGCTTTTGGCTTCCAAATCACTGCTGAACAGATATGCTGTGGAGGGGCGAGACCTGACCTTACAGTACAACATTTACAATGTTGGCTCAAGGTAAGGAGGCACTGGAGCTATAGGTTGGGTCCTTTTCAGGTTTCCTAAATTTCCTAGCTGGGAACAGGGACCAGCAGTGATTTATTTTTGGGAGATTTTCAGCAGCAGACatcatgagtgaatgaatgaatatactgCTGGATCTGCTTTTGGAAGAGGAGGACATATTCTTATCTAAGTTACAAGAAACCGTCTTCCACTTTTTTGACGTGAAAGAGTTTCAGAGTGGGGAAGAAGCAAGAATTGTGGTGACATagggagaagaaaatgagaaggcaGGAAATGTATAATCCTTTGTTACCTTAGGGATTTAGTTTCAGCTTCCTTTCTTAGATTGGCTTTTTTGTTGTCTTTCACTGTTTGAAAAAAGTAgaccttttattttgtttggttgGGTTTTGggttgtgtgttgtttttttttttgccatgctgtggggcatgtggaatcttagttccttgagcaGGGCTCAAACCTGAGTGTCccacattggaagcacagagtcataaccactggactgccagagaagttcctttttatttatttggcttcgtGTCGGGTCTTAGTTATGGCCTGCAGGATACTCATTACTGCGTcccctggaccatcaggaaagtcctctcttttactttatttcctttaattttcttttccatatgcATTTTGCTCCTCTTCCcctccttacacacacacacacacacacacacacacacacacacacacgtgagaaAAAACTAGGGCAAAAATGGATTCGGGCCCATTCTTTCCTAGATACTTTGAGTATTTTATTTTGGTGCCCAGAATCCAGGCCTTGAGTGCGATTCTTCAGTGTAACTACGTAACTCATATCTGTCTTTTGTAGTTCTGATTTTTTAGGACAGGCAGACAGATTTGATTGCTAACTGCTTTAATTTTATAGCCATTACTTACTAACCTTTCTTTGTTTCCTCCATTCTTTAGTGCTGCATTAGATGTGGAATTATCTGATGATTCCTTCCCTCCAGAAGACTTTGGCATTGTCTCTGGAATGCTCAACGTCAAATGGGACCGGATTGCTCCGTATCCTCTTGACACTGGCTGATGAAGGCTAATGGGATGTTGGGAGGGATGTTGCCAGCAAAGCAGTAGGGTCACATCAGTCTAAGTGTATATGgccattcttgccacctctctggATAAGATGTGGCAAGAGAGACTAGTGAGAATTGTGTGTGCATGATTTCGGGTGGGCCTGAGGAAGGAGGTTCCTGAAGTTTAGGTTATAAAGCCCTAAAACATTCCATACTGGGAGAATGTAGACAGATGTTTGTGGCTGGTTGATGATCTTTAAGgtgcttttaaaagaaattctgtgGGATGCTAGTGTGATCTGGGTGACCTTTTTAAAGGCTCTTCTTATTCAGTGAACCCCGTATTTGGATCAACTGGTAATTTCTTgagtgtttttaaaatgcattcttaattcatttatttttggctacactgggtcttcgttgctgtctGCAGGCTTTCCCTGGTTGCGGCACGCGGGGTTTCCTCTTGAGGTGGCGCGTGGGCTtgtcgttgcagtggcttctcttgtggagcgcgAGCTGTAGGGAAAtcggcttcagtagctgtggtgcacaggcttagttgtcttcccggaccagggatcaaacccctgtcccctgcattggcaggcagattctttaccactgggccatcagggaaggtTCCTTCCTGAGTGTTTTGatttagattattttttcccttgtgagTTACAGTATATTTAGATTTTCTGACAAGGGCAAGTGTTCTCTTTGTAttgtctttgttttgtattttcaagAATTTCCTTCAGTTACAGGCAGCAAAAGGTTTTCTGTGACCGTAAGTGACTAATTTTTCATCTATAACCTGTATTGTTTTATAACATTTCAATATTGAATATGTCATAGACCTCTTAAAACTTGATTAAAAAGATATCATATAATACCACCCACTTCAGGCTTAGGTACAAAGCCTGTGTTTATTACTTTTGCAGAGTATTTTAGATATGAAATATTACATGTGTTAGCAACTCTTTTTGTGAACGTgcatttagtccctaagttgaaAGTTTGTTACGACTGTAGCTTCATCCTTTTCCCTCCTTAACTCTGAGTCAGTGCCAGCAACGTCTCCCACACCGTGGTCCTGCGCCCTCTCAAGGCTGGTTATTTCAACTTCACCTCAGCAACTGTGACATACCTGGCCCAGGAGGATGGGCCTGTTGTGGTGAGTCACCCACACCCTTAGCTGGCTGGGGCTCAGCTCTGCCTTCCTTTGCAGTCTCTTGCAGAGAATCTCCAGAGCAGGTGCTAAATTCTGAGGAAGTTAAGAAGGACCCAAAACTTGAGGTATTGTGGTAGGAAGGAGCATATTTCAAAGTATGTTATAAAGTCTCAAAATCAAGCAGTGAAATGAACAGGAAGGAGTACTGCCTGGTTGCTTGCCTTCTCCTTCACCTTCGTTCTGTGCAGTGTCAGGTGCCCTCTGCTTTGGTACCATGCTTGCCTTTCCAGTCCACCTTCTATGCTGCCGTCAGATCACTCCCTGTCTCcgctgtgtctgtgtctctccgTTGCTTAGAATGCGCCTGCTTCTCCCATCAGGGCCACGCTTTTCCTTGCATACCCTTCAGTAGTCTTGCTAGGTTCTGCCTCTCCCTCCAGTTCTCtacccgccaggatcctctgtccaatgAGGCCAAGCGCCTCCTCTCTCTCAGTGCTCCTCGTTTCCACTCTGCCTTTGTTCTCTGTCTGAAGTACTCTCTCTCCTCCACTTCGTTATCTGGCACCTTCTCAAGACCCAGTTCTGAACTGCATCTCCTTGATTCTGTCTCCTGCTTTTACAATTCATATGGCTCTTTCCTACTCATTCTTTCACTAAACATTCATTGACTGCATCAAAACGTCTGTAGTTCTTAAAATCCATGCCACTTGAACATTTAATTATTGACTGTCTTCAGTAGTTCTCTCTTATATCTAGGTCTTTTCCCTCACCCCCACTTCTCAGTTTAATTATAAATGCCTCAAGGTGAGGGACTGTGTCTTAGATTTCCTTCGGTTTCCCATATAGGGTAGAAGTCCAATATAAACAGTCTTTTGATTGATTGATGTAAAGGTCAGCAGACATTTACTGAGCCCCCGCAATGTGCTAGATGATAGGAAATACAAAGAAGATTAATAAAATACTGTCGTAGGCCTCAAAAAGCTTAGGTCATGAATTTATAAATACACATGGGCTTTAGGCTCCTTAGTGAGTGCACAGTGGGGAAGGGACTTAACATAGTCAACCATAGAACTATAAGAAATTCAAGAGACTCAAACCTTCATTGCAGTCTCCGAATTATGAACCTGTGGAAATATATTCTTGTAATTCTGGTTATATTATTTTCACATCTTCCATCCTGTGTGCTTTAAGAACCTCGTTTGGGATTCCCTGGTTCCACCTGGTCCTTGATGGGTTAAAAGACACAGACGTCAAGGCTCAGCTGCCACTTTAGAACAAAGTTGTTTGCCATGTGCTCCAAAGTCTTGGCCTGCTCTCCAAGACGAAGGAATGTGGGGCAGACTCAGCCCCTCCTCTGGTAATGTACATTTGGGTAGGGCTTGAGACTTTACGGAATCCTTCTCATTATTTCATTGGAGCCTCATGTCAGCTCGTGAGTTACAGAAGAGTGTTTCCACTTAAGGAATGGGGAAATGATTGCCAAGGGCAGAAGGGCCAGTGGTGGTGAGCAGCTCTCTCCAGAGTCTGAGGCTGAGGTAGAATGATCTGGCTTTAATTACCACAGCATACCTggcctaccttttttttttttctttctttttttaagtaaatgctCATCAAGTGTCTCCTGGCTCCTAATTTACTCATCTTTACAACACACGAAAGAACCATCCATCTTCTCTAGTTCAAAAAGTTTTCCTCATCTGGATGTTTCTTGGGCCTTTGGGAACTAAGACTCTATTGCTTAGAACTGGGTTCGTTGAAAAACTGCCTTTTTCCCAAATGAGAAAGAGCTGAAGActtgccttcttttcttcttttcagatcGGCTTTACCAGTGCACCTGGACAGGGAGGAATCCTGGCTCAGCGGGAGTTTGATCGAAGATTCTCCCCCCATTTTGTAAGCTTTGCAGGCCTCATCACTCCCCTGGCAGGAGAACACCCTTTTTGTTGTGAAACCTCTTGGCCTCCTTAGAAGATAAGGATAGTTGGTTGGTTCTTGTCATATCTGTTTTTTGGTGTCTGGTACACACAGCCATCAAACATCATGATTTAACCATGGCTAGAGATTTTTGGCAATGAGATCACAGTTGCCAGAACCAAAAAAAAACTGCCGTTTTTCTCTGCTCAGCCTTGAGTAAAGCCCCACCTTGGAGTCCTGGGTCTAATTCAAGGATGAAAAGAGTATCTGCTTAGATTCAAAGAGTCGCCAAGCATTGGGAGGTTAAATGGGAACTTTGTTGTAGTCTAGTCTAGGAGAGAATTTTTTGAAGATTTGCCTAAAGTACTGAATGAggagattcatttattcattccttcaggGAATAATTATGAGGTTCCAAATTACATGCTCGCTTCTGTGCTTTGCTTGGAGAAACCAGTGCAAGACACAGTCCCTCCCATTGAAGATCTTATGGGCTTATGGAGGCCTCAGTGGAGGGAACTGCTGTGATAGCAGTCATACACAGGGCTCAGGAGGAGATGCAGCGGGAACACCTAACCTGATGTTGAGAGTCAGGGAGGATTTTCCGGGAGGGAGAGGTTTCACTAATTAAAGAGGAGGTAAGGAAGGGGACGCACCCCAGGAAGAGGGAGTAGCTCTGAAGTGAGAAAAAGCGTGGAGTACAGGAATAGCAGGTAGTTTCGGAAGGCTGGAGGGCGGCATGTGACGCAGAGGAATGGAAGAGAGAGGCTGGCAGTGTGGGCCAGAGTTAGTTTGCAGGAGGCTTGACTGTCAGGGCAACACCTGGACATCTCCCTCCTCAAAGATTGTCTGGAAGAGAGAAGCTTCTCTTCCAGAGTGGATTGGGTCAGGTGAGGCCTTTGGTTTCATAGCTCGAAAGGGTGGTCTTTAGTGAGCCATTCTGTGTCCGGAGTGGCCAGAGAGGAGCCTTCCTGCTGACGCTCTGCTTATTTGGGCTGGCTGCTCGCTTTTCTCATTGGACCCTTCCATCCTAGTCCCGTCCTGTGCCCTAATCCAGGCTTCTAAGCAAGGCCTTTGTTGTCTTCCACAGCTGGACTGG includes the following:
- the SSR2 gene encoding translocon-associated protein subunit beta isoform X2 is translated as MRLLAFAVLALFAVTQAEEGARLLASKSLLNRYAVEGRDLTLQYNIYNVGSSAALDVELSDDSFPPEDFGIVSGMLNVKWDRIAPASNVSHTVVLRPLKAGYFNFTSATVTYLAQEDGPVVIGFTSAPGQGGILAQREFDRRFSPHFLDWAAFGVMTLPSIGVPLLLWYSSKRKYDTPKTKKN
- the SSR2 gene encoding translocon-associated protein subunit beta isoform X1, with the protein product MCTMRLLAFAVLALFAVTQAEEGARLLASKSLLNRYAVEGRDLTLQYNIYNVGSSAALDVELSDDSFPPEDFGIVSGMLNVKWDRIAPASNVSHTVVLRPLKAGYFNFTSATVTYLAQEDGPVVIGFTSAPGQGGILAQREFDRRFSPHFLDWAAFGVMTLPSIGVPLLLWYSSKRKYDTPKTKKN